A stretch of the Phyllopteryx taeniolatus isolate TA_2022b chromosome 5, UOR_Ptae_1.2, whole genome shotgun sequence genome encodes the following:
- the LOC133477841 gene encoding galactose-specific lectin nattectin-like — protein MASALRLLFLLCGISGLLTGVWSYPMTYSKNINCPQDWTQLDCKCYIYQDEARSFVDAEAVCSILGGNLVSIHNDLENAVVLQLLRAGGDGTTAWTGLHDAIEDGDYIWADGSEEDFLNFDVNATPDPEPNSSTGNCVEIDESDGLWQTAACTNDNVYICIMDVCG, from the exons ATGGCATCTGCTCTTCGCTTGTTGTTCCTCCTTTGTGGGATCAGTGGACTGTTGACTGGAGTC TGGTCTTACCCTATGACTTATTCAAAAA ACATTAACTGTCCTCAAGACTGGACTCAGTTGGACTGTAAATGTTACATCTACCAAGATGAAGCGAGGAGCTTTGTAGATGCAGAG GCCGTCTGCAGCATTCTTGGTGGGAATCTGGTCTCCATCCACAATGACCTGGAAAATGCAGTTGTTCTTCAACTCCTTCGAGCTGGTGGTGATGGCACGACAGCCTGGACTGGACTCCATGATGCAATTGAG GATGGTGACTACATATGGGCTGATGGCTCTGAAGAGGATTTTCTTAACTTTGATGTCAATGCTACTCCTGACCCAGAGCCTAATAGCTCCACTGGTAACTGTGTAGAGATTGATGAGAGTG ACGGACTTTGGCAAACGGCGGCCTGCACAAATGACAATGTCTACATTTGCATCATGGATGTCTGCGGCTAA
- the LOC133477843 gene encoding lactose-binding lectin l-2-like — translation MAFALHSLFLLCGISGLLTGVWSFPMKFYKDNNCPKDWTQLDSLCYIYEEELRSFADAEAICNILGGNLVSIHSGLENAVVLEVAKNGTAGFWIGLSDSLEADDYIWTDGTREDFTNFDVTNPSLPQPNSANGDCVQLDKNDGFWQTMGCADLAPYVCVMEAGH, via the exons ATGGCATTTGCTCTTCACTCTTTGTTCCTCCTTTGTGGGATCAGTGGACTGTTGACCGGAGTT tGGTCTTTCCCCATGAAGTTTTACAAAG ACAATAACTGTCCTAAAGACTGGACTCAGTTGGACAGCCTCTGTTACATCTACGAAGAAGAACTGAGGAGCTTTGCAGATGCAGAG GCTATCTGCAACATTCTTGGTGGGAATCTGGTCTCCATCCACAGTGGCCTGGAAAATGCAGTTGTACTTGAAGTGGCTAAAAACGGTACTGCTGGATTCTGGATTGGGCTCTCTGACAGTCTTGAG GCTGATGACTACATATGGACTGATGGGACACGTGAGGATTTCACTAACTTTGATGTCACTAATCCTTCTCTGCCACAGCCTAATAGCGCTAAtggtgactgtgtacagctTGATAAGAATG ATGGATTTTGGCAAACTATGGGGTGCGCTGACCTTGCACCATATGTTTGCGTCATGGAGGCGGGCCACTAA
- the LOC133477840 gene encoding galactose-specific lectin nattectin-like — protein MAFALHLLFLLCGISGLLNGVWSNRVSYHKENNCPKGWTRLDCKCYIYEREARTFADAESICNILGGNLASIHSDLENAFVRELIRAGGDNANEGWIGLHDAIEDGDYIWADGSEEDFLNFDVNATPDPEPNSATGNCVELDDSDGLWQTALCTDENVYVCIRDVYPV, from the exons ATGGCATTTGCCCTTCACTTGTTGTTCCTCCTTTGCGGGATCAGTGGACTGTTGAATGGAGTC TGGTCTAACCGAGTGAGTTATCACAAAG AAAATAACTGTCCTAAAGGGTGGACTCGTTTGGACTGTAAATGTTACATCTACGAACGTGAAGCGAGGACCTTTGCAGATGCAGAG agcatctgcaacattctTGGTGGGAATCTGGCCTCCATTCACAGTGATCTGGAAAATGCATTTGTTCGTGAATTGATTCGAGCTGGTGGTGATAATGCCAACGAAGGCTGGATTGGACTCCATGATGCAATTGAG GATGGTGACTACATATGGGCTGATGGCTCTGAAGAGGATTTTCTTAACTTTGATGTCAATGCTACTCCTGACCCAGAGCCTAATAGCGCCACTGGTAACTGTGTAGAGCTTGATGACAGTG ATGGACTTTGGCAAACTGCGCTCTGCACGGACGAGAATGTATATGTCTGTATCAGAGATGTGTATCCTGTTTAG